Proteins from one Hemicordylus capensis ecotype Gifberg chromosome 7, rHemCap1.1.pri, whole genome shotgun sequence genomic window:
- the LOC128332524 gene encoding phospholipase A2 inhibitor and Ly6/PLAUR domain-containing protein-like — MKTLLGLFVCCVLVTTGTSLECEVCTGIGTSCTGRMQTCEAGKDTCIIGMSESSIVGINFQMIMKSCESSRHCNLGPQYMDFGQGIAIRTMVNCCVGDACRTAAPQVPPVITGLNGKQCPACYSMFSNTCSAGEMVDCVGPETQCLDLAATITHGTVVINTVQKGCVTKGTCNDLSLGKKEVAGVRSIITKAECRAAS; from the exons ATGAAGACCCTGTTGGGACTCTTTGTCTGCTGTGTGCTTGTAACTACAG gtACTTCTTTGGAGTGTGAGGTTTGCACTGGCATTGGCACCAGTTGCACTGGAAGGATGCAGACCTGTGAAGCAGGCAAAGACACCTGCATCATCGGCATGTCTGAAAGCAGCATAG TTGGAATCAACTTTCAGATGATAATGAAGTCCTGTGAATCCTCCAGACACTGCAACTTGGGACCACAATATATGGATTTTGGACAAGGAATTGCAATAAGGACCATGGTCAATTGTTGTGTAGGGGATGCTTGTAGAACAGCAGCTCCTCAAG TGCCTCCCGTCATCACCGGGCTGAATGGGAAACAATGTCCGGCCTGCTACAGCATGTTTTCAAATACCTGCAGTGCTGGGGAAATGGTGGATTGTGTCGGCCCGGAGACTCAGTGTTTGGATTTGGCTGCAACCATCACTCATG GAACCGTCGTTATCAACACTGTCCAGAAGGGCTGTGTCACCAAGGGGACTTGCAATGATTTAAGCCTAGGTAAAAAGGAGGTGGCAGGGGTCCGCTCCATTATCACCAAAGCTGAATGCAGAGCTGCCTCCTAA